Proteins from a single region of Kogia breviceps isolate mKogBre1 chromosome 5, mKogBre1 haplotype 1, whole genome shotgun sequence:
- the LXN gene encoding latexin yields MAIPPTHYPASRAASVVESCINYQQGSPHKLFLVQTVKQASVQDIPGRGRKYRLKFSVEEIIQKQVTVNCTAEVLYPPMGQDTAPEVNFTFEGEIGKNPDEEDNTFYHRLKSMKEPLEAQNIPDSFGNVPLEMKPVQHLAWVACGYIIWQNSTENTWYKMAKIQTVKQVQRNDDFIELDYTILLHDSASQEIIPWQMQVLWHPQYGTKVKHNSRLPKEAQLE; encoded by the exons ATGGCAATCCCTCCGACCCACTACCCGGCCTCCAGGGCGGCCTCGGTGGTAGAGAGCTGCATCAACTACCAGCAGGGCAGCCCCCACAAGTTGTTTCTGGTGCAGACAGTCAAACAAGCCAGCGTGCAG gaTATTCCGGGAAGAGGACGTAAGTATCGCCTTAAATTTTCTGTGGAAGAAATTATCCAAAAA CAAGTTACAGTGAATTGTACAGCTGAAGTACTGTACCCTCCAATGGGACAAGATACTGCACCAGAAGTCAACTTCacatttgaaggagaaattggaAAGAACCCAGATGAGGAAGATAACACATTTTATCATAGACTCAAGTCTATGAAGGAACCACTAGAAGCACAAAATATTCcag ACAGTTTTGGAAATGTACCACTGGAAATGAAGCCAGTTCAACATTTAGCCTGGGTTGCCTGTGGTTATATAATATGGCAAAATTCTACTGAAAATACATggtataaaatggcaaaaattcaaACTGTCAAGCAAGTG caaaGAAATGATGACTTCATTGAGTTAGACTACACCATTCTACTTCATGACTCTGCATCTCAG GAGATTATTCCTTGGCAAATGCAAGTTCTCTGGCATCCACAATATGGTACTAAAGTAAAACATAATAGCCGTCTACCAAAGGAAGCACAATTGGAATAA